A DNA window from Patescibacteria group bacterium contains the following coding sequences:
- a CDS encoding ribonuclease P protein component produces MLPKKNRIVAKDFKKLKLFKKGTVSGKLSFKLKESGQVNPSKFGFVVSNKISKRATDRNALKRKLRAMAWDVLPQIGNGKEIIVFVKSAFAKPYNFAEIKSEFDRGLANIGLIYVQKNNR; encoded by the coding sequence ATGTTACCGAAGAAAAACAGAATAGTGGCCAAGGATTTCAAGAAGCTCAAGCTTTTCAAGAAGGGCACAGTTTCTGGTAAGCTTTCGTTCAAATTAAAGGAAAGCGGCCAGGTTAATCCTTCGAAATTTGGCTTTGTCGTCTCCAACAAGATTAGCAAAAGGGCGACGGACAGAAATGCTCTAAAGCGCAAACTCCGAGCGATGGCTTGGGATGTTCTGCCACAAATTGGCAACGGCAAAGAGATAATCGTCTTTGTAAAAAGTGCTTTCGCCAAGCCTTATAACTTTGCTGAAATCAAAAGTGAATTTGATCGCGGCTTGGCTAATATTGGTTTGATTTATGTTCAAAAAAATAATCGTTAG
- a CDS encoding YidC/Oxa1 family membrane protein insertase gives MKQFFFVLLYQPLYNLLIFLAWLVPGHSIGWSIIVLTILIRLALLPSSLKAAHFQAKNNKLQPHVNKIRKEITDKQEQTKAIMELYKTEGHSPLGSCLQSLIQLPVLIVLYNVFRSGLNETGFKDLYSFTPHPDTVNTMFFGMNIVHPDLWALPIIAAVLQFGLSYLMMPKKIEGAPDDPAAAMSKQMLFLGPIITLFFGRSMPAALVIYWIVTTLFSLVLQYFVNKQIHATPLVRDGGKALPAPKVEKAEKIEPVRIEKPSKKEMLYNIMNKRLDKKEKKSGVNVTVRTKKKW, from the coding sequence ATGAAACAATTCTTTTTCGTTCTTCTCTATCAACCGCTCTACAATTTACTTATCTTCTTGGCTTGGTTGGTGCCGGGACACTCTATCGGTTGGTCAATTATCGTCTTGACCATCCTGATCCGGCTTGCCCTTCTCCCCTCCTCGCTCAAAGCGGCTCATTTTCAGGCCAAAAACAACAAGCTTCAGCCTCATGTCAACAAAATTCGCAAGGAGATTACCGACAAACAGGAGCAGACCAAAGCGATCATGGAGCTTTACAAAACTGAGGGTCATTCCCCTCTCGGCTCCTGCCTACAATCGCTGATCCAACTGCCGGTCTTGATCGTGCTCTACAATGTATTTCGTAGCGGGTTGAACGAAACAGGATTCAAAGACCTATACTCTTTCACCCCTCATCCTGACACGGTTAACACTATGTTCTTCGGTATGAATATAGTTCACCCAGATCTTTGGGCGCTACCAATTATCGCTGCTGTGCTCCAATTTGGTTTGTCATACCTCATGATGCCAAAGAAAATCGAAGGCGCACCAGATGATCCAGCCGCCGCTATGAGCAAACAGATGCTTTTCTTGGGCCCGATTATCACCCTATTCTTCGGCCGAAGCATGCCAGCCGCCTTGGTAATTTACTGGATTGTAACGACTCTATTTAGTTTGGTTCTCCAATATTTCGTCAACAAGCAGATACATGCAACTCCGCTAGTTCGAGATGGCGGCAAGGCTTTGCCAGCTCCAAAAGTGGAAAAAGCAGAGAAGATAGAGCCCGTCAGAATCGAAAAGCCAAGCAAGAAAGAA
- the yidD gene encoding membrane protein insertion efficiency factor YidD has protein sequence MFKKIIVRTIELYQRTLSPDHGWRKGLYPVGYCRYTPSCSQYFKEAVIKKGALRGSVLGIWRIIRCNPWSKGGHDPV, from the coding sequence ATGTTCAAAAAAATAATCGTTAGAACAATTGAGTTGTATCAGCGGACACTGAGTCCTGATCACGGTTGGCGTAAAGGCCTTTATCCTGTAGGATATTGCAGGTATACTCCTTCTTGCTCTCAGTATTTCAAGGAGGCAGTGATCAAAAAGGGAGCGCTTCGTGGCTCCGTCCTCGGAATCTGGCGAATCATACGTTGCAATCCCTGGAGTAAGGGAGGACATGACCCCGTCTAA